One Yoonia sp. BS5-3 genomic window carries:
- a CDS encoding MBL fold metallo-hydrolase, with the protein MTLSRRHLFTGAAAALAAPAIISANTAAAQPQQAPILGGDIRRDFVGNIEVIALWDGFAPLPNGIITGFDAGEGAAAAAGAYKHFDAETSKISINGYIIKTADRIIAVDTGAPPAMAPTVGRWQQSLALAGLTPDMIDSVFLTHMHGDHVAGLTDITTGAARLPGARLIAAQAEWDFTFSDEVYNALPAAFQPNIDLARGLIQPYRDVFEGIPMQGQTDIAPGVTAIPLPGHTPGHMGLLISDGDEHLLIWGDAVHLPAFQFAHPDWGVIFDADHGAAAQTRKNLLDMAATDRLRVGGMHLDFPSLGYVERSGDSYRYIPAPASYHG; encoded by the coding sequence ATGACACTCTCTCGTCGTCACTTGTTTACAGGCGCTGCAGCTGCACTGGCTGCGCCCGCCATCATTTCGGCCAATACTGCTGCCGCGCAGCCGCAACAGGCCCCGATCCTCGGCGGGGATATTCGCCGCGATTTTGTCGGAAATATCGAGGTAATCGCGCTGTGGGATGGGTTTGCGCCGTTGCCCAATGGCATCATTACGGGCTTTGATGCCGGTGAAGGTGCCGCCGCCGCTGCGGGCGCTTACAAACACTTTGATGCAGAAACGTCAAAGATCAGCATTAACGGATATATCATCAAGACCGCGGACCGGATCATCGCCGTGGATACCGGTGCACCCCCAGCAATGGCGCCTACGGTCGGCCGCTGGCAGCAGTCACTGGCACTGGCAGGCTTGACGCCTGATATGATCGATTCGGTCTTTCTGACACATATGCATGGCGACCACGTTGCGGGGCTGACTGATATAACTACCGGGGCGGCACGCTTGCCGGGTGCCCGTTTGATTGCAGCCCAAGCAGAGTGGGATTTCACCTTTTCAGATGAAGTTTACAACGCACTGCCAGCCGCGTTTCAGCCAAATATCGATTTGGCGCGCGGTTTGATCCAGCCCTATCGCGACGTGTTTGAAGGGATCCCCATGCAAGGTCAGACAGATATCGCGCCGGGCGTTACGGCAATTCCTTTGCCCGGTCATACACCGGGGCATATGGGGCTTTTGATCAGTGATGGTGACGAACATCTATTAATCTGGGGTGACGCCGTTCACCTTCCGGCGTTTCAGTTCGCGCATCCCGATTGGGGGGTTATCTTTGATGCCGATCACGGCGCTGCGGCACAAACGCGCAAAAACCTGCTGGATATGGCTGCAACGGATCGTTTGCGCGTTGGGGGTATGCATTTGGATTTCCCATCGCTCGGTTATGTCGAACGCAGTGGCGATAGCTATCGGTATATCCCGGCACCAGCGTCTTATCACGGCTGA
- the purM gene encoding phosphoribosylformylglycinamidine cyclo-ligase has translation MIKNGLTYADAGVDIDAGNTLVERIKPAAKKTARPGVMAGLGGFGALFDLKAAGYTDPVLVAATDGVGTKLRIAIDTGNVDTIGIDLVAMCVNDLVCQGAEPLFFLDYFATGKLELDQATRIIEGIAAGCSASGCALIGGETAEMPGMYGAGDFDLAGFSVGAMERGAALPADVQEGDVLLGLASDGVHSNGYSLVRRIVDMSGLSWDDDAPFTDDTLGAALLAPTRLYVKPALAAIRAGGVHGLAHITGGGLTENLPRVLPEGHGAAIDLNTWDLPPVFAWLCKTGGLAQAELLTTFNAGIGMVLVVDAAQADNLTELLRASGETVHALGHVTKGDSISYSGALL, from the coding sequence ATGATAAAAAATGGCCTGACCTACGCAGATGCGGGCGTCGATATTGACGCAGGAAACACGCTGGTCGAGCGGATCAAGCCCGCAGCCAAAAAGACGGCGCGCCCCGGCGTGATGGCGGGCCTTGGCGGTTTTGGCGCTTTGTTTGATCTCAAAGCCGCCGGATATACCGATCCGGTGCTGGTTGCGGCCACGGATGGGGTGGGCACCAAGCTGCGGATTGCAATTGATACCGGCAATGTTGACACGATCGGGATCGATCTGGTGGCGATGTGCGTCAATGATCTGGTCTGCCAAGGGGCAGAGCCCTTGTTTTTCCTTGACTATTTCGCCACTGGCAAGCTTGAGCTGGATCAGGCCACCCGGATCATCGAAGGGATCGCCGCAGGCTGCAGCGCTTCGGGCTGCGCATTGATTGGCGGCGAGACGGCCGAGATGCCAGGCATGTATGGCGCTGGCGATTTTGATTTGGCCGGTTTCTCGGTCGGCGCGATGGAGCGCGGCGCGGCCTTGCCCGCCGATGTGCAGGAAGGCGATGTTTTGCTTGGGCTTGCATCGGACGGGGTGCATTCAAACGGCTATTCGCTGGTGCGCCGGATTGTCGATATGTCCGGCCTCAGCTGGGATGATGACGCTCCCTTTACCGATGACACGCTGGGGGCCGCGTTGCTGGCGCCAACGCGGCTTTATGTCAAACCGGCCTTGGCTGCGATCAGGGCAGGGGGCGTGCATGGGCTGGCCCATATCACAGGCGGCGGCTTGACGGAAAACCTGCCGCGCGTGCTGCCAGAGGGGCACGGCGCCGCGATCGACCTGAACACATGGGATCTGCCGCCTGTCTTTGCATGGCTGTGCAAAACCGGCGGTCTGGCGCAGGCTGAGCTGCTGACGACCTTTAACGCAGGGATCGGCATGGTTCTGGTCGTGGATGCAGCGCAGGCCGATAACCTGACAGAATTGCTGCGCGCGTCCGGTGAGACGGTCCATGCCCTTGGCCATGTCACGAAAGGCGACAGCATCAGCTATTCGGGCGCACTTTTGTGA
- the purN gene encoding phosphoribosylglycinamide formyltransferase: MNKRVAILLSGGGSNMVALAQSMTGDHPGRPVLVLSNDPDAGGLAKAQAMGIPTQAIDHKAFGKDRAAFDDALHSALIAAKPDIVCLAGFMRILGADFMAKWDRQMLNIHPSLLPKYKGLRTHARALEAGDKTHGCTVHEVTADLDDGPILGQAEIQIGPDDTAESLAARVLPFEHQLYPAVLRRYVTGDRTPVFLQQSS, encoded by the coding sequence GTGAACAAACGCGTTGCAATTCTGCTCTCTGGCGGGGGCTCAAACATGGTGGCGCTGGCCCAGTCGATGACGGGCGATCATCCGGGGCGTCCGGTTTTGGTGTTGTCCAATGATCCGGATGCGGGCGGGCTGGCCAAGGCGCAGGCCATGGGCATTCCGACGCAAGCCATTGATCACAAAGCCTTTGGCAAAGACAGGGCCGCGTTTGACGATGCGCTGCACAGCGCCTTGATTGCGGCCAAGCCGGACATTGTGTGTCTGGCCGGGTTCATGCGCATTTTGGGGGCCGATTTCATGGCCAAATGGGATCGGCAGATGCTGAATATCCATCCCTCATTGCTGCCCAAATACAAAGGGCTCCGCACCCACGCGCGTGCGCTTGAGGCAGGCGATAAGACCCATGGCTGCACGGTGCATGAGGTCACAGCAGACCTCGATGATGGCCCAATTCTGGGGCAGGCCGAGATCCAGATCGGCCCCGATGATACAGCCGAAAGCCTTGCCGCACGGGTTCTTCCGTTTGAGCATCAGCTTTACCCGGCGGTGCTGCGTCGCTACGTCACCGGGGACCGCACACCCGTTTTCCTGCAACAGTCCAGCTGA
- the rnd gene encoding ribonuclease D has product MKKITTTEALAAFCKEAAKRPYVTVDTEFLRERTYYSKLCLVQLAYQDENGADAALVDPLVDDLSLEPLYDLFRDPGIVKVFHAARQDLEIFYVDAGLIPAPLFDTQVAAMVCGFGEQVGYETLVRKIAKSDLDKSSRFTDWSRRPLTDAQAKYAIGDVTHLRDIYEHLSAQLQKSGRKKWVTEEMDVLNDPDTYITNPEDAWKRVKTRTTSGRFLAIVRELARFRETYAQERNIPRNRVFKDDALVELASTKPQDEKDLGRSRLLLREARKGDIAAGILDSIKAGLAVPNDDLPKVDARRAKLQVNPALADMLRVLLKAKTDSEGVAQKLVATSADLDAMAAGQRDVAALKGWRREVFGHDALRLCEGQVGLAVKGQKVVTVNL; this is encoded by the coding sequence ATGAAGAAGATCACGACGACCGAGGCGCTCGCGGCATTCTGTAAAGAGGCGGCAAAGCGGCCCTATGTAACGGTCGATACAGAGTTTTTACGCGAACGCACCTATTATTCGAAACTCTGCCTTGTCCAGCTGGCCTATCAGGACGAAAACGGCGCGGATGCGGCGTTGGTTGACCCGCTTGTCGATGATCTTTCGCTTGAGCCGCTTTATGATCTGTTCCGTGACCCTGGCATCGTGAAGGTGTTTCATGCCGCCCGGCAGGATCTTGAGATTTTCTATGTTGATGCGGGCCTGATCCCTGCGCCGCTGTTTGACACACAGGTTGCGGCTATGGTTTGCGGTTTTGGCGAACAGGTCGGGTATGAGACGCTGGTGCGCAAGATCGCCAAATCCGATCTGGATAAGTCATCGCGCTTTACCGATTGGTCCCGGCGGCCGCTGACCGATGCGCAGGCAAAATATGCCATTGGTGACGTCACCCATCTGCGCGACATCTATGAGCATCTGTCAGCGCAGCTGCAAAAATCCGGTCGTAAGAAATGGGTGACCGAAGAAATGGATGTGCTGAACGACCCTGACACCTATATCACCAACCCCGAAGATGCCTGGAAACGGGTCAAAACCCGCACCACGTCAGGCCGCTTTCTGGCGATCGTGCGTGAATTGGCCCGTTTTCGTGAAACCTATGCGCAGGAACGCAACATCCCGCGCAACCGGGTCTTTAAGGATGACGCGCTGGTCGAGCTTGCCTCAACCAAGCCGCAGGACGAAAAAGACCTGGGTCGTTCGCGCCTTCTTTTGCGTGAGGCGCGCAAGGGTGATATCGCGGCGGGTATTCTGGACAGCATCAAAGCCGGGCTTGCGGTGCCCAATGATGATCTGCCCAAAGTCGATGCACGGCGGGCCAAGCTTCAGGTGAACCCGGCGCTGGCCGATATGCTGCGCGTTCTTTTGAAAGCCAAAACTGATAGCGAAGGGGTTGCGCAAAAACTGGTCGCGACGTCGGCGGATCTGGACGCGATGGCGGCAGGGCAACGGGACGTCGCCGCGCTCAAGGGCTGGCGGCGCGAGGTCTTTGGCCATGACGCGTTGCGCTTATGTGAGGGGCAGGTTGGGTTGGCCGTGAAAGGCCAAAAGGTTGTCACCGTAAACCTGTGA
- a CDS encoding SufE family protein: MANPEFEDLVETFEFLDDWEDRYRHVIDMGKAMPALEPALQVPATKVDGCASQVWLVPQIKDGVFTFRGESDAMIVRGLIAVLLALYNNQPVADVVKIDAAAELGRLGLNDHLSAQRSNGLRAMVERIRETAAG; the protein is encoded by the coding sequence ATGGCAAACCCAGAATTTGAAGATTTGGTCGAGACATTTGAATTCCTCGATGATTGGGAAGACCGGTATCGGCATGTGATCGACATGGGCAAGGCAATGCCCGCGCTTGAGCCTGCTTTGCAAGTACCAGCCACCAAGGTCGATGGCTGCGCCAGCCAGGTCTGGCTGGTCCCGCAGATCAAGGACGGGGTGTTCACCTTTCGCGGGGAAAGCGACGCGATGATCGTGCGCGGTCTGATCGCGGTGCTGCTGGCGCTTTATAACAATCAACCGGTCGCGGATGTTGTGAAAATCGATGCAGCCGCTGAACTGGGGCGGCTTGGGCTGAACGACCATTTGTCAGCGCAACGCAGCAACGGACTGCGCGCGATGGTCGAGCGGATCAGAGAAACGGCGGCTGGTTAG
- a CDS encoding LysR substrate-binding domain-containing protein — protein sequence MTIRIQDLHTFHVVARAGTMQDAAHELGVTPGAISQRIRAVEDRHGLRLFTRSKNGLSLTAAGLALQSDVSAAFATIEAAGKKHFSSHRNAIRISTSATFAHSMLVSSLGRFAEAHPRIRVSVETEDRLVDLRSEPVDLAIRHGLGTYSGMRSEWLCAPELVLVASPALLEQSGRPNDPSECLRHKLLPDATGKDWSIWFEALGIDASGATYGPQYGNDFLTVKAVIEGQGLALLSDIYVKEGLASGQLVRALDVTWPTAFAYYAVALADSYEKPCVSTFVKWLKKDMG from the coding sequence ATGACCATACGTATCCAAGACCTCCACACATTCCACGTCGTTGCGCGCGCTGGCACAATGCAGGATGCTGCCCATGAACTTGGTGTTACGCCCGGTGCAATCAGCCAGCGGATACGCGCCGTAGAAGACCGTCATGGCTTACGGCTCTTTACCCGTAGCAAAAATGGTCTCTCGCTGACAGCGGCAGGACTGGCGCTTCAGTCTGACGTCAGCGCGGCATTCGCGACGATTGAAGCCGCTGGCAAAAAACACTTTTCTAGTCATAGAAATGCAATCCGTATCAGCACATCCGCGACCTTTGCCCATTCCATGCTAGTGTCCAGTCTTGGGCGGTTTGCCGAGGCGCATCCGAGGATCAGGGTATCGGTGGAAACCGAAGACCGTTTGGTAGACCTCAGATCAGAACCGGTTGATCTTGCGATCCGCCACGGGCTTGGCACCTATTCGGGCATGAGATCTGAATGGCTGTGTGCGCCAGAACTGGTGCTTGTCGCGAGCCCGGCATTGCTGGAACAGAGTGGGCGGCCAAACGATCCGTCCGAATGCCTGCGTCATAAATTGTTGCCTGACGCCACAGGCAAGGATTGGTCGATCTGGTTTGAAGCGCTGGGGATTGATGCCAGCGGGGCAACCTATGGTCCGCAATATGGCAATGACTTTCTGACGGTCAAAGCTGTGATCGAAGGCCAAGGCCTCGCTCTGCTAAGTGATATCTATGTAAAAGAAGGCTTGGCATCCGGGCAGCTGGTACGTGCCTTGGATGTCACATGGCCGACGGCCTTCGCATATTACGCCGTCGCCCTTGCAGATAGCTACGAAAAACCCTGTGTCTCAACTTTTGTCAAATGGCTCAAGAAGGATATGGGATAG
- a CDS encoding MFS transporter, with protein MSETAPDQPQQNWTVVVFGFLALSLAFSSRAALGLIMPVWQAEFGWTSSYISGVGATALVVMAIVAPFAGRLVDRRGSQFTLNLGMGLLGLGCAIVALMNGKLMFIIGFAGFCAVGFGIVATHVVATAVTRNFSDNQGLATGIGTSGATGGQFLIVPLIAALLAFASWRWSFGALSLASLALIPCIRMSLRADVPPEEENEPNDAPSTMRQDLAVIVQKPAFHILFWSFLICGFTTTGVIETHLLPFAAFCGFPPIPSATAYGLLSLVNLIGMIGAGWLTDRVNRPMLLAAIYLLRALTFMLLGSIPGTSIEMLFLFAILFGAVDYSTVPVTASLVANHVGIKMMGLAMGLISAGHAIGGAMGAFAGGYLFTVTQTYDLVWTGSVWLAVVASVLTLFLKAHATGKTAA; from the coding sequence ATGTCAGAAACCGCCCCCGACCAACCCCAACAAAACTGGACTGTTGTCGTTTTCGGATTTTTAGCACTGTCGCTAGCCTTTTCCAGTCGCGCCGCGTTGGGATTGATCATGCCTGTTTGGCAAGCAGAGTTCGGCTGGACCAGCAGCTATATCTCCGGCGTCGGGGCTACCGCACTTGTGGTTATGGCAATTGTCGCTCCTTTTGCTGGGCGGTTAGTGGATCGTCGTGGCTCGCAATTCACACTTAACCTTGGCATGGGTTTGCTGGGGCTGGGGTGCGCAATCGTGGCACTGATGAATGGAAAGCTGATGTTCATCATCGGCTTTGCGGGGTTCTGCGCCGTAGGATTTGGTATCGTCGCCACGCATGTTGTGGCCACGGCTGTCACCCGCAACTTCTCAGACAACCAAGGGCTGGCAACAGGGATCGGCACATCGGGGGCCACAGGTGGTCAGTTTTTGATCGTACCGTTGATCGCGGCCCTTTTGGCGTTTGCAAGCTGGCGTTGGAGTTTTGGGGCGTTGTCACTCGCCAGTCTTGCCCTGATCCCCTGTATCCGCATGAGCTTGCGGGCAGATGTTCCGCCGGAAGAAGAGAACGAGCCAAACGATGCCCCCTCAACCATGCGGCAAGACCTGGCCGTGATCGTACAAAAACCAGCCTTTCACATCCTGTTTTGGAGCTTTCTGATATGTGGGTTCACCACAACCGGCGTGATCGAAACCCATTTGTTGCCCTTTGCTGCGTTTTGCGGTTTTCCTCCTATTCCAAGCGCAACCGCCTATGGCCTGTTATCTTTGGTGAACCTGATCGGAATGATCGGGGCCGGTTGGCTAACAGATCGGGTTAATCGTCCAATGCTTCTTGCCGCAATATACCTGCTGCGTGCACTGACATTCATGCTGCTTGGAAGCATTCCCGGCACCTCTATTGAAATGCTATTCTTGTTCGCCATTCTGTTTGGGGCAGTCGATTATTCGACCGTGCCAGTTACCGCGAGTTTGGTGGCAAACCACGTCGGCATCAAGATGATGGGCCTTGCGATGGGGCTAATCTCAGCCGGGCATGCGATTGGTGGCGCAATGGGAGCCTTCGCCGGTGGCTATTTGTTTACCGTAACGCAGACTTACGATCTTGTTTGGACGGGCTCTGTCTGGCTCGCGGTTGTCGCAAGCGTCTTAACTTTATTCCTGAAAGCCCACGCAACAGGCAAGACAGCGGCATAG
- a CDS encoding DUF1638 domain-containing protein, producing the protein MTDDAALTSDGLSPSGTGRVLLIACGALAREILDLKRLNGWDHLDLQCLPAILHNHPDRIVPAVRQAVAKYRADYAQIFVVYADCGTGGLLQAACAEMGVEMVPGPHCYAFFEGTDAFAARGEVTAFYLTDFLVRQFDAFVWEPLGLDRHPDLREMYFGNYEKLVYQAQTDDPALTAKAEACADRLGLTFERRFTGYGDLTKVLAGV; encoded by the coding sequence ATGACAGATGATGCGGCCCTGACCAGTGATGGGTTATCGCCCAGTGGCACGGGCCGTGTTTTATTGATTGCCTGCGGTGCTTTGGCCCGCGAAATTCTTGACCTGAAGCGTCTGAACGGGTGGGACCATCTGGACCTGCAATGTTTGCCGGCCATCCTGCATAATCACCCAGACCGTATCGTCCCTGCCGTCAGACAAGCCGTCGCCAAATATCGCGCAGACTATGCCCAGATTTTTGTGGTCTACGCCGATTGCGGCACGGGCGGGCTGTTGCAGGCTGCATGCGCCGAGATGGGGGTTGAGATGGTGCCCGGCCCTCATTGCTATGCCTTTTTCGAAGGCACTGATGCATTTGCCGCGCGCGGCGAGGTGACAGCGTTCTACCTGACCGATTTTCTGGTCCGCCAGTTTGATGCCTTCGTATGGGAACCTTTGGGCCTCGACCGCCATCCTGACCTGCGCGAGATGTATTTCGGAAACTACGAAAAGCTGGTGTATCAGGCGCAAACGGATGATCCGGCGTTGACAGCAAAGGCTGAAGCCTGCGCGGATCGGTTAGGCCTGACCTTTGAGCGGCGTTTTACAGGCTATGGGGATTTGACGAAGGTTCTGGCGGGAGTTTAG
- a CDS encoding YbjQ family protein, with amino-acid sequence MTGSKTKMLICTTDGVAGREIHQVIGLVRGSTVRSKHVGTDIVAGLKSIVGGEMTGYSSLMAGAREQALDRMVADAQAMGANAVVGFRMETSSIMAGASEIVAYGTAVKLS; translated from the coding sequence ATGACAGGTTCGAAAACTAAGATGTTGATTTGCACAACAGATGGCGTGGCCGGACGCGAAATTCACCAGGTGATTGGTTTGGTACGCGGTTCAACCGTGCGGTCAAAACATGTGGGAACCGATATCGTTGCGGGGCTGAAAAGCATCGTTGGCGGCGAGATGACGGGCTATTCGTCGTTGATGGCCGGCGCGCGCGAACAGGCGCTTGACCGGATGGTTGCCGATGCCCAGGCGATGGGCGCCAATGCGGTGGTTGGATTTCGGATGGAAACCTCTTCCATCATGGCTGGCGCGTCCGAGATCGTGGCCTATGGAACCGCTGTCAAATTGTCATGA
- a CDS encoding B12-binding domain-containing protein: MSDEEDDIILAELNDEDLVAQMFDDLYDGMKEEIEEGVQILLGRGWEPYRVLTEALVGGMTIVGNDFRDGILFVPEVLLAANAMKGGMAILKPLLAETGAPRVGKMVIGTVKGDIHDIGKNLVSMMMEGAGFEVVDLGINNAVESYLEALEAEDADILGMSALLTTTMPYMKVVIDTLVEKGMRDDYVVLVGGAPLNDEFGKAIGADAYCRDAAVAVETAKSFMSRKHNQGGARA; encoded by the coding sequence ATGTCTGACGAAGAAGATGACATCATCCTAGCGGAACTGAACGACGAAGATCTCGTCGCCCAAATGTTTGATGACCTTTATGATGGTATGAAGGAAGAAATCGAAGAAGGCGTGCAGATCCTGCTGGGTCGCGGCTGGGAGCCTTACAGGGTTCTGACCGAGGCGCTGGTTGGCGGCATGACCATTGTTGGCAATGACTTTCGCGACGGGATCCTGTTTGTCCCCGAGGTGCTGCTGGCCGCTAATGCGATGAAGGGTGGCATGGCCATCCTCAAACCGCTTCTGGCCGAAACCGGTGCACCCCGCGTCGGCAAGATGGTCATTGGCACAGTCAAAGGCGACATCCACGATATCGGCAAAAACCTTGTGTCGATGATGATGGAAGGCGCGGGTTTCGAAGTGGTTGATCTGGGGATCAACAATGCGGTCGAATCCTATCTCGAGGCGCTTGAGGCCGAAGACGCCGACATTCTGGGCATGTCCGCCCTGCTGACCACGACCATGCCATATATGAAAGTGGTGATTGATACCCTGGTCGAAAAAGGCATGCGTGACGATTACGTCGTGTTGGTTGGCGGTGCGCCGCTGAATGACGAATTCGGCAAGGCTATTGGCGCTGATGCCTATTGCCGCGATGCAGCGGTGGCCGTGGAAACCGCGAAATCCTTTATGTCCCGCAAGCATAACCAGGGGGGCGCACGGGCCTGA
- a CDS encoding PA0069 family radical SAM protein, whose translation MSQYPIRPQHRRPGRAAMTNPDIRYDRIAVEAVDDGWDIDEDEPLPVLRTDVTEERLRQAISRNHSPDLSFDRSVNPYRGCEHGCIYCFARPSHAYLGLSPGLDFETKLIARPNAAAQLCKELSNPRYRPAMIAIGTNTDPYQPIEKERQIMREVLGVLRDFNHPVGIVTKGALIERDIDILGPMAAKGLTRVGISITTLDPKTSRAMEPRVPSPAARLRTIRRLTDAGVPVRVMVSPVVPALTDHELEAILEAAHDAGAVAASSIVLRLPREVAGLFRDWLTAHYPDRAARVMGRVRELHGGKDYDPNFGSRMTGQGAWAAMIRQRFQLATRKLGLDRSLPPLRTDLFAKPPAPGDQLDLF comes from the coding sequence ATGTCCCAATATCCGATAAGGCCGCAGCACCGCCGTCCGGGGCGCGCTGCGATGACAAATCCAGATATTCGCTACGACCGGATCGCTGTCGAGGCCGTTGATGATGGCTGGGACATTGACGAAGATGAACCGCTTCCCGTCCTGCGCACTGATGTGACCGAAGAACGGCTGCGTCAGGCGATCAGCCGCAATCACTCGCCCGATCTGTCCTTTGATCGCTCGGTTAATCCCTATCGCGGCTGTGAGCACGGGTGTATCTATTGTTTTGCCCGACCCAGCCACGCGTATCTGGGCTTGTCCCCGGGGCTTGATTTTGAAACCAAGTTGATTGCCCGGCCGAATGCGGCAGCGCAGTTGTGCAAAGAGCTTTCCAACCCGCGCTATCGCCCTGCGATGATCGCCATTGGGACAAACACAGACCCTTACCAGCCGATTGAAAAAGAACGGCAAATCATGCGTGAGGTGCTGGGTGTTTTGCGCGATTTCAATCATCCTGTCGGTATCGTGACCAAAGGGGCCTTGATTGAAAGGGATATCGATATTCTGGGGCCGATGGCTGCGAAAGGGCTGACGCGTGTGGGCATATCGATCACCACGCTTGATCCCAAGACCTCGCGCGCGATGGAGCCCCGGGTTCCGTCACCTGCGGCAAGACTGCGCACGATCCGCCGGCTGACAGATGCGGGGGTGCCGGTGCGGGTCATGGTCTCACCGGTTGTGCCCGCGCTGACCGATCACGAGCTCGAGGCAATTTTAGAGGCCGCCCATGATGCCGGTGCGGTGGCGGCCTCATCTATCGTGTTGCGATTGCCGCGTGAGGTGGCCGGGCTGTTTCGCGACTGGTTAACCGCCCATTATCCGGACCGCGCCGCGCGGGTGATGGGCCGTGTGCGCGAATTGCATGGTGGAAAAGACTACGATCCGAATTTCGGATCACGGATGACCGGGCAGGGCGCATGGGCAGCAATGATCCGGCAGCGGTTTCAATTGGCGACCCGCAAGCTGGGTCTGGATCGGTCTTTGCCGCCGCTACGTACCGATTTGTTCGCCAAGCCACCGGCGCCGGGTGATCAGCTCGATCTGTTCTAA
- the bmt gene encoding betaine--homocysteine S-methyltransferase — MTNALSELLKSRDWLLADGATGTNLFNMGLMSGDAPELWNVDEIQKITTLYKGAVDAGSDIFLTNSFGANASRLKLHNAENRVHELNKAAAEIARDVADSADHPVVVAGSVGPTGEIMSPMGSLTHESAVEMFHEQAEGLKAGGADVLWVETISASEEFAAAAEAFALADMPWCGTMSFDTAGRTMMGLTSADMVKKVNKIDYQPIGFGANCGVGASDLLRTVLGFSSAGASLPVIAKGNAGIPKYHDGHIHYDGTPELMADYAVLARNCGATIIGGCCGTTPDHLRAMRAALETQPKGDAPSLEEITQALGGFSSESDGTDGAGPAAAPRRGRRRRG, encoded by the coding sequence TTGATGTCAGGCGACGCGCCTGAGCTGTGGAACGTGGATGAAATCCAAAAGATTACAACGCTTTACAAAGGGGCCGTTGACGCCGGAAGCGATATCTTCCTGACCAATAGTTTTGGCGCCAATGCCTCGCGGCTGAAGCTGCATAACGCCGAGAACCGCGTGCATGAGCTGAACAAAGCCGCCGCCGAGATCGCCCGCGACGTGGCCGATAGCGCCGACCACCCCGTTGTTGTGGCCGGTTCTGTTGGCCCGACCGGCGAAATCATGTCCCCTATGGGCAGCCTGACCCATGAAAGCGCGGTTGAGATGTTCCATGAACAAGCCGAGGGCCTTAAGGCGGGCGGCGCAGATGTGCTGTGGGTCGAAACGATCAGCGCCAGCGAAGAATTCGCCGCAGCCGCCGAGGCATTTGCCCTTGCGGACATGCCCTGGTGCGGCACGATGAGCTTTGACACCGCCGGGCGCACCATGATGGGGCTGACCTCGGCTGACATGGTCAAAAAAGTCAACAAGATCGACTACCAACCCATTGGTTTTGGGGCAAATTGCGGCGTTGGAGCGTCTGATCTGTTGCGGACGGTACTTGGCTTTAGCAGCGCGGGGGCCAGCCTGCCGGTTATTGCCAAGGGGAATGCGGGAATCCCGAAATACCATGACGGCCACATCCATTATGATGGCACGCCAGAGCTAATGGCCGATTACGCCGTCCTTGCCCGCAATTGCGGTGCAACGATTATCGGCGGCTGTTGCGGGACGACACCGGACCACTTGCGCGCCATGCGTGCCGCGTTGGAAACCCAGCCAAAAGGCGACGCGCCTTCGCTTGAGGAAATCACCCAGGCGCTTGGCGGATTTTCATCGGAATCGGACGGCACAGACGGCGCAGGACCTGCCGCCGCACCACGCCGCGGTCGCCGCCGCCGGGGCTAA